The proteins below are encoded in one region of Bremerella sp. P1:
- the holA gene encoding DNA polymerase III subunit delta, translating into MANTVHAFDFLDSDATSIPSVCVVFGRDAFLRGLAAEKIRKAVLGDDPDVPYGKLAGNMVTWVDVADEVSTVSLFGASGRRLAIVDDADPFVSRYRDELEGFLEKKRPGGVLVLQVEKWAANTRLYKKCNEVGLQVQCNPPEKKAGKKTSLDMDLLSKWFVRRAKEEHDAKLNVGAAHLLVELLGTELGLIDQEVARLSLFVDPHEAINEDLVREQVHGGQLQEIWHLVDAAVEGKTADALNQLDRLFQSGDKPQKLYGQIAWSLRRFAAATRIYQRARRRGDAVSLRDALKEAGFPNWPKALEEAQRRLLALGQIRGGRLYRQLLELDMSLKGSHSQEARGRLALEKLIVSFSKAMDPPRATAQR; encoded by the coding sequence ATGGCAAATACGGTTCACGCGTTCGACTTTCTCGACTCCGACGCGACGTCCATTCCCTCGGTTTGTGTCGTCTTCGGTCGCGATGCCTTTCTGCGCGGGCTCGCCGCGGAGAAGATCCGCAAAGCCGTCCTGGGGGACGATCCCGATGTTCCTTACGGCAAGCTGGCCGGAAACATGGTCACGTGGGTCGATGTGGCGGACGAAGTCTCGACGGTAAGCCTGTTCGGGGCTTCCGGACGACGGCTGGCGATCGTAGATGATGCCGACCCGTTCGTGTCTCGCTATCGAGACGAACTGGAAGGGTTTCTGGAAAAGAAACGCCCCGGCGGGGTACTCGTTCTGCAGGTCGAGAAGTGGGCGGCTAATACGCGGCTCTACAAGAAGTGCAACGAGGTCGGCCTTCAGGTTCAGTGCAACCCGCCCGAAAAGAAAGCCGGTAAGAAGACCTCGCTCGACATGGACCTACTGAGCAAGTGGTTTGTTCGCCGCGCGAAAGAGGAACACGACGCCAAGCTCAACGTCGGGGCCGCACACCTCTTGGTGGAACTTCTGGGAACGGAACTGGGACTGATCGATCAGGAGGTTGCCCGACTGTCTCTCTTCGTTGATCCTCACGAGGCGATCAACGAAGACCTGGTCCGCGAACAGGTTCACGGAGGTCAGCTGCAGGAGATCTGGCACCTGGTCGATGCGGCGGTCGAAGGCAAAACAGCTGACGCGTTGAATCAGCTCGATCGGCTGTTCCAATCGGGCGACAAGCCGCAGAAGCTGTACGGTCAAATTGCCTGGAGCCTCCGCCGCTTCGCTGCTGCCACACGTATCTATCAGCGGGCCCGACGCCGCGGCGATGCGGTCAGTCTGCGGGATGCCCTCAAAGAAGCTGGCTTCCCGAACTGGCCCAAAGCCCTGGAAGAAGCCCAACGCCGGCTGTTGGCCCTCGGCCAAATCCGCGGGGGACGTCTTTATCGGCAACTGCTGGAACTCGATATGTCGCTCAAAGGAAGCCACTCGCAAGAGGCCCGCGGCCGGTTGGCTTTGGAGAAGCTGATCGTATCGTTCTCAAAAGCGATGGATCCACCACGAGCTACCGCTCAGCGATAA
- the solA gene encoding N-methyl-L-tryptophan oxidase codes for MLTCDVAVVGIGGVGSAAVASLAKAGANVIGLDRFSPPHIHGSSHGQTRVIRMAYFEHPDYVPLLRQAYRGWSDLEQATRRQLYYPTGVLQIGPESGEVIAGTLHSAQEHQLAIQRFAYDEIASEFPGVVPPEDCIGILERDAGYLLVADCIAAYLDQARQHGATIKTDSPVQSWTRTGDTFELRTDTEVIQAKQLVVCGGAWATQLLADLNVPMTILRKHLYWYENEAPAYTSESQFPVFLLETPQGIYYGFPQLDSEGVKLARHDGGEPIPAADRQHQQEDAADRQAVEAFTAGHLPLLSQNLVRREACMYTVTPDHHFLVGTHPEHEGLHFAAGLSGHGFKFASALGEILCDLAITGQTSSPIEFLSPRRFS; via the coding sequence ATGCTCACGTGCGACGTTGCTGTAGTTGGAATCGGCGGCGTCGGCAGCGCGGCGGTCGCGTCTCTGGCGAAAGCCGGCGCAAACGTCATTGGCCTCGATCGCTTCTCGCCGCCACACATTCACGGCAGTTCGCACGGCCAAACGCGTGTCATTCGCATGGCCTACTTCGAACATCCAGACTACGTCCCACTGCTCCGCCAGGCCTACCGCGGCTGGAGCGATCTGGAACAAGCCACCCGACGCCAGCTCTACTACCCGACCGGCGTGCTTCAAATAGGCCCTGAATCAGGCGAAGTGATTGCCGGTACGCTGCATAGTGCCCAGGAACATCAACTGGCAATCCAACGTTTTGCGTACGACGAAATCGCCAGCGAGTTTCCCGGGGTAGTTCCCCCAGAAGATTGCATTGGCATTCTGGAACGCGATGCAGGCTACTTACTGGTGGCCGACTGCATTGCAGCCTACTTGGACCAAGCCAGGCAGCACGGGGCAACCATCAAGACGGACTCGCCGGTTCAATCCTGGACACGAACGGGCGACACGTTTGAGCTGCGAACCGACACCGAAGTCATTCAAGCCAAGCAGTTGGTCGTGTGCGGCGGAGCCTGGGCTACGCAGCTCCTGGCCGATCTCAACGTACCGATGACCATCCTGCGGAAGCACTTATACTGGTACGAGAACGAGGCCCCTGCCTACACCAGCGAGTCTCAGTTTCCGGTCTTTCTGCTTGAGACTCCCCAGGGCATCTACTACGGATTCCCTCAGCTGGACAGCGAAGGAGTCAAACTGGCCCGGCATGATGGAGGCGAACCGATCCCGGCGGCCGATCGGCAACACCAACAGGAAGACGCCGCCGATCGTCAGGCCGTCGAAGCCTTCACGGCGGGTCACCTTCCGCTGCTCTCCCAGAACCTGGTCCGCCGCGAGGCGTGCATGTACACGGTCACGCCTGACCATCACTTTCTCGTCGGGACGCATCCCGAGCACGAGGGTCTGCACTTCGCGGCAGGCCTTTCCGGGCATGGCTTCAAATTCGCTTCGGCCCTGGGTGAGATCCTTTGCGACCTGGCAATAACAGGCCAGACGAGCTCGCCGATCGAGTTTCTTTCTCCGCGACGATTCTCTTAA
- a CDS encoding GumC family protein — MSQLQLPPQVKQYTDLLRKQWKLWVPVAVGCFLLAATYSLVKPDQWQATQSVLLRDEAAGQLSGQGRFDSIDTMKAAQEMVVEVARNQAVLEATLKQVGPPLGSRIKGEWPSLTEVESLRKNVKVSPPNGAEFGTTEVLHLSVDADNRERAVLLASTLCQQMDIALKNIRNRRADSVIAELENAELLAQQELARATEALKAQETKVGSDLGELRSLNDANSGDGNLRNAWNQIKQQIRDGEAELVKLDEQLNILKAAQNDPEHLIATPNQLLESQPSLRRLKDGLVDAQLRTSQLMGKMSKSHPQVLSAVAAEQEVRGKLRGELEIAVRGVQADLQLQRSRLKSINSQEADVRERLDSLASIRAGYANLVADVDKCTLVLRTAHEQLADAKANKRASETSSLITRIDQPTTGEYPLGPGKTVIAGSGLLGGLILGIGIVVLLSPMPGSQGRRWTDRLWGRRSTDTSTAPSAGDRRSAPRTAEPPVNPDAPGRGRRATDQTPQATYPEVDRRTGFDRRGTAAPGDRRGQ, encoded by the coding sequence ATGAGCCAGCTTCAGTTACCACCTCAAGTTAAGCAGTACACCGATCTCCTTCGTAAACAGTGGAAGCTGTGGGTGCCGGTGGCCGTTGGCTGTTTTCTTTTGGCGGCAACGTATTCGCTGGTGAAGCCCGATCAGTGGCAAGCCACGCAGTCGGTTTTGTTGCGTGACGAAGCAGCCGGTCAGCTGAGCGGCCAAGGCCGCTTCGACAGCATCGATACGATGAAAGCGGCTCAAGAGATGGTGGTCGAAGTGGCCCGTAATCAAGCGGTGCTGGAAGCGACCCTCAAGCAGGTTGGGCCTCCGCTGGGCAGCCGCATCAAAGGAGAGTGGCCGTCGCTAACCGAAGTGGAATCACTGCGAAAGAACGTGAAGGTCAGCCCACCCAACGGTGCCGAATTTGGCACAACGGAAGTGCTGCACCTTTCAGTCGATGCCGACAATCGCGAGCGAGCCGTCCTTTTGGCTTCGACCCTTTGCCAACAGATGGACATCGCCCTGAAGAACATCCGCAACCGACGCGCCGACAGCGTGATCGCTGAACTTGAGAATGCCGAATTGTTGGCCCAGCAGGAGCTTGCCCGGGCAACCGAGGCGCTCAAAGCTCAGGAAACGAAGGTCGGAAGTGACCTGGGTGAACTACGCAGCCTGAACGATGCCAACTCCGGCGATGGCAACCTCCGCAATGCCTGGAATCAGATCAAGCAGCAGATCCGCGACGGCGAGGCCGAACTGGTCAAGCTGGACGAACAACTGAACATCCTCAAGGCCGCCCAGAACGATCCCGAACATCTGATCGCCACGCCGAATCAGCTGCTGGAAAGCCAGCCTTCGCTTCGTCGATTGAAGGACGGCCTGGTCGACGCTCAACTTCGTACGTCGCAGTTGATGGGCAAGATGAGCAAGTCGCACCCGCAAGTCCTCTCGGCGGTTGCCGCGGAACAAGAGGTTCGTGGCAAGCTACGAGGCGAATTGGAGATTGCCGTCCGTGGTGTTCAGGCGGACCTGCAGCTGCAACGCTCGCGACTGAAATCGATCAATAGCCAAGAGGCCGACGTTCGCGAGCGACTCGATTCGCTGGCATCGATTCGCGCCGGCTACGCCAACCTGGTGGCCGACGTCGACAAGTGTACGCTCGTCCTACGAACCGCTCACGAGCAGCTGGCCGATGCCAAGGCCAACAAGCGAGCATCGGAAACTTCCAGCCTGATTACCCGCATCGATCAGCCCACGACCGGCGAGTACCCGTTAGGTCCTGGCAAAACGGTCATCGCAGGCAGCGGTCTGTTGGGTGGCTTGATCCTGGGCATTGGGATCGTGGTGCTGCTTTCGCCCATGCCAGGCAGCCAGGGTCGCCGCTGGACCGATCGTCTTTGGGGACGCCGCTCGACCGATACTTCCACCGCACCCAGTGCCGGGGATCGTCGATCGGCTCCGCGAACTGCCGAGCCGCCGGTTAATCCAGATGCCCCAGGCCGAGGTCGTCGTGCGACCGATCAAACCCCGCAGGCAACTTATCCAGAAGTCGATCGCCGCACTGGCTTCGACCGACGTGGAACGGCCGCGCCCGGAGATCGGCGCGGCCAGTAG
- a CDS encoding ThuA domain-containing protein yields the protein MKFNIAWLALVALVLTPLSVASADETMLTYEGGDGPGKGKHIVLISGDEEYRSEEALPMLAGILSKHHGFDCTVLFSINPEDGTVDPNNQKNIPGIEKLKSADLCIIMTRFRNLPDEDMQVIDDYLKAGKPVIGIRTATHAFNIPKDAKFNSYSFNNQGGFGKQVLGETWVSHHGRHKGESTRGVINEEAKDNPILRGVDDVWGPTDVYGIRNLPEDATVLLYGSVLKGMKPEDEAVEGKKNDPMMPIVWTMPYQLKGGEKGTSVCSTFGSAIDFVSEDGRRVIVNAAFDLVGLEDKITPDLDVSIVGEYDPSFYGFNGFKKGLKPADFQGN from the coding sequence ATGAAATTCAATATCGCCTGGCTCGCGCTTGTTGCTCTGGTGTTAACTCCGCTGTCTGTGGCTTCTGCCGACGAAACCATGCTCACCTACGAGGGTGGCGATGGTCCTGGCAAAGGGAAGCACATCGTGCTCATCAGTGGCGACGAAGAGTACCGCTCGGAAGAAGCCTTGCCCATGCTGGCAGGTATTCTGTCGAAGCATCACGGTTTCGACTGCACGGTCTTGTTCTCGATCAACCCGGAAGATGGCACGGTCGATCCGAACAATCAGAAAAACATCCCTGGCATCGAGAAGCTGAAGTCAGCCGATCTGTGCATCATCATGACCCGCTTCCGCAACCTGCCTGATGAAGACATGCAGGTCATCGACGACTACCTGAAAGCAGGCAAGCCGGTCATCGGGATTCGTACGGCGACTCACGCGTTCAACATTCCTAAGGACGCCAAGTTCAACTCGTATAGCTTCAACAACCAAGGGGGCTTCGGTAAGCAGGTGCTCGGCGAAACCTGGGTCAGTCACCATGGTCGTCACAAGGGAGAAAGTACCCGCGGTGTGATCAACGAAGAGGCCAAAGACAATCCGATCCTGCGTGGTGTCGATGACGTCTGGGGTCCGACCGACGTGTACGGGATTCGCAACCTGCCGGAAGACGCGACGGTGCTGTTGTACGGCTCGGTGCTCAAAGGAATGAAGCCAGAAGACGAAGCGGTGGAAGGGAAGAAGAACGATCCCATGATGCCGATCGTCTGGACGATGCCTTATCAGCTGAAAGGTGGCGAGAAAGGTACCTCCGTGTGCAGTACCTTCGGCAGCGCAATCGACTTCGTCAGTGAAGACGGTCGCCGTGTTATCGTGAACGCCGCGTTTGACCTTGTAGGTCTGGAAGACAAGATCACGCCGGATCTCGATGTCAGCATCGTTGGCGAATACGACCCGAGCTTCTACGGTTTCAATGGCTTCAAGAAGGGCCTGAAGCCAGCGGACTTCCAAGGGAACTAA
- a CDS encoding PVC-type heme-binding CxxCH protein — MPRLLSLALGLILLLGFTDILSAEKPKVLDPRLELELIAEQPDIVTPIGITFDSDGALLVIESHTHHRKPDYQGPPKDRIRRFADTDGDGKFDTWSTFYEGTEATMSILSAKDGTVYVATRMEVFRLRDTNGDHVADKREEIAHLETAGRYPHNGLAGLTIGPDSLLYFGLGENLGEPYALVGSDGTKLSGGGEGGTIYHCNLDGSDLQLMATGVWNPFGMIFDPAGRLYMVDNDPDSRPPCRLLHIVPGGDYGYQFRYGRTGVHPLQAWNGELPGTLPMVAATGEAPSGVTWYHGELWGTSWGDHRIETFRLGNNGASVQATFQTVVQGDHNFRPVDFAIAPDGSLYFTDWVDRSYPVHGKGRIWRLTWKEKPAPSEALPLSTAEEEAKELRKSPTLAALEYDDPFLHQAAVYGFSQRGVDMPLEIWKELPTGAQRLGILEAYRWSFDTKQAEAPLPLLRAALDDRDDLVRIYAMRWIADTQAKNFLPQLKERLQSHTPSVREFPVLLSTISWLESGSVGGRNEILEQQTLANIIRDEKQSTALRTLALKLIDPHSKQLSDDTLQALAQSADKDLARQTLQVLYLRGTEHGEKVATEIALNADRNPQVRAMAIVGLSDHANVHLETLQKLAADENETVRQEANRTLDADTVANPISPEKLDQWLAAIEGEADVEAGRRTFLSSQGGYCIRCHRYDGSGADVGPDLTYIGQRMTRKRLLESILQPSQEIAPMYVPKVLLTDDGRLHIGYPITDPSVNERRLFVDTAGKRFELDPEAIEEERDSNKSIMPEGFQQVLSPAEMRDLIGFLMETSDAK; from the coding sequence ATGCCTCGATTACTGTCGCTCGCTCTGGGTCTGATTTTATTACTGGGATTTACGGATATTCTTAGCGCCGAAAAGCCTAAGGTTCTCGATCCGCGGCTTGAGCTGGAACTGATTGCCGAGCAGCCTGACATCGTGACGCCGATTGGTATCACCTTCGATTCCGACGGGGCGCTGCTGGTGATTGAATCGCACACACATCATCGCAAGCCGGACTACCAAGGCCCACCCAAGGATCGCATCCGTCGCTTTGCTGACACAGACGGCGATGGCAAGTTCGATACGTGGAGTACCTTCTACGAAGGGACCGAGGCCACGATGAGCATCCTTTCCGCAAAGGATGGCACTGTTTATGTTGCGACACGGATGGAAGTCTTTCGTCTTCGCGATACTAACGGTGACCATGTCGCCGACAAGCGGGAAGAGATTGCCCATCTGGAAACGGCTGGACGGTATCCACACAACGGGCTGGCCGGTCTGACCATCGGCCCCGACAGCCTGCTGTACTTCGGACTGGGTGAAAACCTGGGCGAGCCTTACGCATTGGTCGGCAGCGACGGCACCAAACTTTCCGGTGGTGGCGAAGGCGGAACCATCTATCACTGCAATTTGGATGGCAGCGATCTACAGCTCATGGCGACCGGCGTATGGAATCCTTTCGGCATGATCTTCGATCCGGCCGGACGTTTGTATATGGTCGACAACGACCCCGACAGCCGCCCACCTTGTCGGCTTCTGCATATCGTCCCTGGTGGCGACTATGGTTATCAGTTCCGTTACGGGCGAACGGGCGTTCATCCGCTGCAAGCCTGGAATGGCGAACTGCCAGGCACACTGCCAATGGTAGCCGCGACCGGCGAAGCCCCCAGCGGCGTGACGTGGTACCACGGCGAATTATGGGGTACCAGCTGGGGCGATCATCGCATCGAAACCTTTCGCCTCGGCAACAATGGAGCAAGTGTGCAGGCAACGTTCCAGACGGTCGTGCAAGGAGATCACAACTTTCGCCCGGTCGATTTTGCGATCGCTCCGGACGGATCGCTCTACTTCACCGACTGGGTCGACCGCAGCTATCCAGTGCACGGCAAGGGACGCATCTGGCGTTTGACTTGGAAGGAGAAGCCTGCCCCGAGCGAGGCGTTACCCCTTTCCACTGCGGAAGAGGAAGCGAAGGAACTGCGGAAGTCCCCTACCCTGGCAGCACTTGAGTACGACGATCCGTTCCTGCATCAGGCCGCCGTCTATGGCTTTTCGCAGCGTGGCGTCGACATGCCGCTGGAAATCTGGAAAGAACTGCCCACGGGCGCACAGCGTTTGGGAATTCTCGAAGCGTATCGTTGGTCATTTGACACCAAGCAGGCCGAGGCTCCTCTACCGTTGCTTCGCGCCGCGCTGGACGATCGCGACGATCTTGTTCGCATTTATGCGATGCGGTGGATCGCCGATACGCAGGCCAAGAATTTTCTACCGCAGCTGAAAGAACGTCTTCAATCGCACACGCCGAGCGTTCGTGAGTTTCCCGTTTTGCTGAGCACCATTTCATGGCTCGAATCAGGCAGCGTGGGCGGCCGCAATGAGATTCTCGAACAACAGACGTTGGCCAACATTATTCGGGACGAGAAGCAGTCGACGGCGTTACGGACGCTGGCTCTCAAACTGATCGATCCCCACAGCAAACAGCTCAGCGACGATACGCTCCAGGCATTAGCCCAATCCGCCGACAAGGACCTGGCCCGGCAGACGCTGCAGGTACTTTACCTTCGCGGCACCGAGCACGGCGAGAAGGTGGCAACTGAAATCGCCCTGAATGCTGACCGCAATCCCCAAGTACGCGCGATGGCAATCGTCGGGCTGTCTGATCACGCGAACGTTCACCTGGAAACGCTGCAGAAACTGGCGGCCGACGAAAACGAAACGGTTCGCCAAGAAGCCAATCGCACGCTCGATGCGGATACGGTTGCCAATCCGATTTCTCCCGAGAAACTGGACCAATGGTTGGCTGCGATTGAGGGCGAAGCGGATGTCGAGGCAGGACGCCGTACGTTTCTTTCGTCCCAAGGAGGTTACTGCATTCGCTGTCACCGGTACGACGGCAGCGGCGCGGACGTAGGGCCCGACCTGACCTACATCGGCCAACGCATGACACGCAAGCGTCTGCTGGAATCGATCCTCCAACCCAGCCAGGAAATCGCTCCGATGTACGTCCCCAAAGTCTTGCTGACTGACGACGGGCGATTGCATATCGGCTATCCAATTACCGACCCTAGCGTGAACGAAAGACGTCTCTTCGTCGACACGGCCGGGAAGCGGTTCGAGCTTGATCCCGAAGCCATCGAAGAGGAACGCGACTCGAACAAGTCGATCATGCCCGAAGGGTTTCAGCAGGTACTTTCGCCCGCGGAAATGCGTGACTTGATCGGGTTTCTGATGGAAACGAGCGACGCGAAATAG
- a CDS encoding undecaprenyl-phosphate glucose phosphotransferase — MSNPLRQIQHKSTLLDGLYRVADAAAIIVGMILAVMWSGGTPVGDHQLAVAAALAIFYVVAEFTGVYRNWRGVSTEREVWCGAMTWAVSLALLVLLATVFRYDHPFNRYTLVSWFLITPLLLTVSRMIIRTVLRWMLASGMNQHGVAIVGVNELSIQLAQNIKDTPDLGMRVAGFYDDRPSERLPEIPDSLGACVGNLHDLVEAAKRGDVHRIYITFPMRAESRIRNVLNHLGDTTASVYIVPDFFVFEILHSRWSDIRGLPVVSVYENPLLGVDGVLKRVSDIILASLALLLLSIPMALVALAVKLTSKGPVFFRQRRYGLDGQEILVWKFRSMTVCEDGPNVKQAQKNDSRLTPIGGFLRKSSIDELPQLFNVLSGTMSLVGPRPHASAHNEQYRKLIHHYMLRHKVKPGITGLAQVRGWRGETDTVEKMERRVQCDHEYIRTWSIWLDLRILFETVWVVLGRKNAY, encoded by the coding sequence ATGAGCAATCCACTTCGACAAATTCAACATAAATCGACCCTCCTCGATGGTCTCTACCGTGTAGCAGATGCGGCGGCGATCATCGTGGGGATGATCCTGGCCGTCATGTGGTCTGGCGGTACTCCGGTTGGTGATCATCAACTGGCCGTGGCGGCCGCGTTGGCCATCTTTTATGTGGTGGCCGAATTCACAGGCGTCTATCGCAACTGGCGGGGTGTTTCCACCGAACGAGAAGTCTGGTGTGGAGCAATGACCTGGGCGGTGTCACTTGCGCTACTTGTCCTGCTGGCTACCGTCTTTCGTTACGATCACCCGTTCAATCGCTACACGCTCGTTTCGTGGTTTTTGATCACGCCGCTCCTGCTTACTGTCTCGCGGATGATCATCCGTACGGTGCTCCGTTGGATGTTGGCCAGCGGGATGAATCAGCATGGCGTGGCGATCGTCGGAGTGAATGAACTCAGTATTCAACTTGCTCAAAACATCAAAGATACGCCTGACCTGGGAATGCGAGTCGCCGGTTTTTACGACGACCGCCCGAGCGAACGTTTGCCGGAAATTCCCGATAGCCTTGGGGCTTGCGTCGGAAACCTGCACGACCTGGTCGAAGCGGCTAAGCGTGGTGACGTGCATCGCATTTACATTACGTTCCCCATGCGTGCCGAATCACGTATTCGCAACGTACTGAACCATCTTGGGGACACGACCGCCTCGGTTTACATCGTGCCAGACTTCTTCGTGTTCGAGATCCTGCACTCGCGCTGGTCTGATATTCGCGGCTTGCCGGTGGTCAGCGTTTACGAAAACCCACTGTTGGGCGTCGACGGTGTCCTGAAGCGAGTCAGCGATATCATCCTGGCATCGCTGGCACTGCTGTTGTTGTCGATCCCAATGGCGCTGGTCGCCTTGGCGGTGAAGTTGACTTCCAAGGGGCCTGTCTTCTTCCGTCAGCGTCGCTATGGTCTGGACGGGCAAGAGATCCTGGTCTGGAAGTTTCGCAGCATGACTGTTTGCGAAGATGGTCCCAATGTCAAGCAAGCCCAGAAGAACGATAGCCGGCTGACGCCGATCGGTGGCTTTCTGCGGAAGTCTTCGATCGACGAACTGCCGCAGCTATTCAACGTATTGTCCGGGACGATGTCGTTGGTGGGGCCGCGTCCGCATGCTTCGGCACATAACGAACAGTATCGCAAGCTGATCCATCACTACATGCTGCGTCACAAGGTCAAACCCGGTATTACTGGCCTGGCTCAGGTCCGCGGCTGGCGTGGCGAAACAGACACCGTTGAAAAGATGGAACGCCGTGTTCAGTGCGACCACGAGTACATCCGCACGTGGAGCATCTGGCTCGACCTGCGAATTCTATTCGAGACCGTTTGGGTGGTGCTGGGACGCAAGAACGCATACTAA
- the tpx gene encoding thiol peroxidase, translated as MSRPAAITFKGNPMTLVGEEVTVGQDAPDFKLHAFGPEGLTAITVADVKGKPTIMSVVPSLDTGVCQTQTKKFNEKLGDLGDKINALTISLDLPFAQNRFCGAEGIENIKQYSDYQDRSFGNNYGMLIDELKLLARGTFVLDKDGKVVYAETCKEVTEEPNYDAALAALNSAL; from the coding sequence ATGAGCCGCCCCGCAGCGATTACGTTCAAAGGCAACCCCATGACCCTGGTCGGCGAAGAAGTGACAGTTGGTCAGGACGCTCCTGACTTCAAGCTGCACGCCTTCGGCCCAGAAGGCCTGACCGCCATCACCGTGGCCGACGTCAAGGGCAAGCCCACCATCATGAGCGTTGTTCCTTCGCTGGACACCGGCGTTTGCCAAACGCAGACCAAGAAGTTCAACGAAAAGCTGGGCGACCTCGGCGACAAGATCAACGCCCTGACCATCAGCCTGGACTTGCCATTCGCTCAAAATCGTTTCTGCGGTGCCGAAGGCATCGAGAACATCAAGCAGTACAGCGATTACCAGGATCGCAGCTTCGGCAACAACTACGGCATGCTGATCGATGAGCTGAAACTGCTGGCTCGCGGCACGTTTGTTCTCGATAAGGACGGCAAGGTCGTCTATGCTGAAACTTGCAAGGAAGTGACCGAAGAACCTAACTACGACGCTGCCTTGGCCGCGTTGAATTCGGCCCTGTAA
- a CDS encoding BON domain-containing protein translates to MQDMTAIASNVHQALSASPHFPGRHLEVEDSEGRVVLKGRVGSYFHKQMAQETVRRLDGVHEVENQLEVDWR, encoded by the coding sequence ATGCAAGACATGACCGCGATTGCGAGTAATGTTCACCAGGCCCTGTCCGCCAGCCCCCACTTTCCTGGTCGCCACCTTGAAGTGGAAGACAGCGAAGGTCGCGTCGTTTTGAAGGGACGCGTGGGCAGCTATTTTCATAAGCAGATGGCCCAGGAAACGGTTCGCCGCTTGGACGGGGTTCATGAAGTTGAAAATCAACTGGAAGTCGATTGGCGTTAA